From Rhizobium sp. NZLR1, a single genomic window includes:
- a CDS encoding oligopeptide/dipeptide ABC transporter ATP-binding protein — MAERSLLRVENLTTQFELPAKGLFKPPIFLTAVNNVSFDLAEGRTLGIVGESGCGKSTLGRSILRLLKSQKGRILWQGRNLLDLSEEEMRAARRDMQIIFQDPIASLDPRMTVGDIIAEPLTVFEPKLSKAGRTERVREIMTAVGLVPEMINRYPHEFSGGQAQRIGIARAVITKPKLIICDEPVSALDVSIQGQVITLLRKLRKEFGLTLIFISHDLSVVRLISDDVLVLYLGRVVEAGDCATVFDHPAHPYTQALFSAAPIPDPKLARLRTRIRLQGDPPSPLNPPKGCVFSPRCWKATDICRTEMPPTEEVRPGQKAACYHMDRP, encoded by the coding sequence ATGGCTGAACGATCGCTTCTGCGGGTCGAGAACCTGACGACCCAGTTCGAACTGCCGGCGAAGGGCCTGTTCAAACCGCCGATTTTCCTCACCGCCGTCAACAATGTCAGCTTCGACCTCGCAGAAGGCCGCACACTCGGCATTGTCGGCGAATCCGGCTGCGGCAAGTCCACGCTCGGCCGCTCCATCCTGCGGCTGCTGAAATCGCAGAAGGGCCGCATCCTCTGGCAGGGCCGCAACCTTCTCGACCTGTCTGAAGAGGAAATGCGCGCCGCCCGCCGCGACATGCAGATCATCTTCCAGGATCCGATCGCCTCGCTCGACCCGCGCATGACGGTCGGCGACATCATCGCCGAGCCGCTCACCGTCTTCGAGCCGAAACTTTCGAAGGCCGGGCGCACCGAACGCGTCCGCGAGATCATGACCGCCGTCGGCCTGGTGCCGGAGATGATCAACCGTTATCCGCACGAATTTTCCGGCGGCCAGGCGCAACGCATCGGCATTGCCCGCGCCGTCATCACCAAACCGAAGCTCATCATCTGCGATGAGCCGGTTTCGGCTCTCGACGTTTCGATCCAGGGCCAGGTCATCACGCTTCTGCGCAAGCTGCGCAAGGAATTCGGCCTGACGCTGATCTTCATCAGCCACGATCTTTCCGTCGTGCGGCTGATCTCCGACGATGTTCTGGTGCTCTATCTCGGCAGGGTGGTGGAAGCCGGCGACTGCGCCACCGTCTTCGATCATCCGGCTCACCCCTATACGCAGGCGCTGTTTTCCGCAGCACCGATCCCGGATCCGAAGCTCGCGCGGCTGCGCACCCGCATCCGCCTGCAGGGCGATCCGCCCTCGCCGCTCAACCCGCCGAAAGGCTGCGTCTTCTCGCCGCGCTGCTGGAAGGCGACCGATATCTGTCGCACCGAAATGCCGCCGACCGAGGAAGTCCGCCCCGGTCAGAAGGCCGCCTGTTATCATATGGACAGGCCATGA
- a CDS encoding sugar kinase, giving the protein MSRRFLSIGECMVELSQAGDGLLRKGFAGDTFNTAWYARACLAADWSVDYFTALGEDAMSDEMVAFIDKAGIGTSLIHRIKGKTPGLYMINLKNGERSFSYWRDNSAARSLAADPDRLREAVESADVVYFSGITLAILPPEDATTLLAEIRRAKAAGKLVVFDPNIRPRLWSSYDIMHTTISEGARSSVLVMPSFDDEAAHFGDDSIEATIHRYHGLGAADVVVKNGADGVRLNFAGEESFVPAEKVEKVVDTTSAGDSFNGAFLAHYLETEDATAAAGFAASVAAHVVSEHGALVAKDKLGLKGG; this is encoded by the coding sequence GTGAGCAGACGGTTTCTATCGATCGGTGAATGCATGGTGGAACTCTCGCAGGCAGGTGACGGCCTGCTGCGCAAAGGTTTCGCCGGCGATACGTTCAACACCGCTTGGTATGCCCGCGCCTGCCTTGCCGCCGACTGGTCGGTCGATTATTTCACCGCCCTCGGCGAGGACGCCATGTCGGATGAGATGGTGGCCTTCATCGACAAGGCAGGCATCGGCACCAGCCTTATTCACCGCATCAAGGGCAAGACGCCCGGCCTTTACATGATCAACCTGAAAAACGGCGAGCGCTCCTTCAGCTACTGGCGCGATAATTCGGCTGCCCGCAGCCTCGCGGCCGACCCGGATCGCCTGCGTGAGGCGGTGGAAAGCGCTGATGTCGTCTATTTCTCCGGCATCACCCTTGCCATCCTGCCGCCGGAGGATGCCACGACGCTGCTCGCCGAAATCCGCCGCGCCAAGGCCGCCGGCAAGCTGGTGGTGTTCGACCCGAACATCCGCCCCCGCCTGTGGTCGAGCTATGACATCATGCACACGACGATCAGCGAGGGCGCTCGCTCGTCCGTGCTCGTGATGCCGAGCTTCGACGACGAGGCCGCCCATTTCGGTGATGATTCCATCGAGGCGACGATCCACCGCTATCACGGACTCGGCGCCGCCGACGTCGTCGTCAAGAACGGCGCGGATGGGGTGAGATTGAACTTTGCCGGCGAAGAGAGCTTCGTTCCGGCCGAAAAGGTGGAGAAGGTGGTCGATACCACCAGCGCGGGCGACAGTTTTAACGGCGCCTTCCTCGCACACTATCTTGAAACAGAGGACGCAACCGCAGCAGCCGGCTTCGCCGCAAGCGTTGCAGCCCACGTCGTCAGTGAACACGGCGCGCTGGTGGCAAAGGACAAGCTTGGATTGAAGGGCGGCTGA
- a CDS encoding glutamine synthetase beta-grasp domain-containing protein — protein MTKYKLEYIWLDGYTPVPNLRGKTQIKEFDVFPTLEQLPLWGFDGSSTMQAEGRSSDCVLKPVAIYPDPARTNGALVMCEVMMPDGVTPHSSNARATILDDEDAWFGFEQEYFFYQNGRPLGFPEQGYPAPQGPYYTGVGYSNVGDVAREIVEEHLDLCLAAGINHEGINAEVAKGQWEFQIFGKGSKKAADQIWMARYLLQRLTEKYGIDIEYHCKPLGDTDWNGSGMHCNFSTKFMREVGGKAYFEALMAQFETNLMDHIEVYGPDNDKRLTGKHETAPWNKFSYGVADRGASIRVPHSFVKNDYKGYLEDRRPNSQGCPYQIASQVLKTISEVPTASSASAAA, from the coding sequence ATGACAAAATATAAGCTCGAGTATATTTGGCTCGATGGGTACACTCCGGTACCGAACCTGCGTGGCAAGACGCAGATCAAGGAATTCGACGTATTCCCGACGCTGGAACAGCTTCCGCTCTGGGGCTTCGACGGTTCGTCGACCATGCAGGCCGAAGGCCGCAGTTCCGATTGCGTGCTGAAGCCCGTCGCCATCTATCCCGACCCGGCCCGCACCAACGGCGCGCTCGTCATGTGCGAAGTCATGATGCCCGATGGCGTCACGCCGCACTCGAGCAACGCTCGCGCAACCATTCTCGACGATGAAGATGCCTGGTTCGGTTTCGAGCAGGAATACTTCTTCTACCAGAACGGCCGTCCGCTTGGCTTCCCCGAGCAGGGCTACCCGGCTCCGCAGGGTCCATATTACACCGGCGTCGGCTATTCGAACGTCGGCGACGTCGCCCGTGAAATCGTCGAAGAACATCTCGACCTCTGCCTCGCTGCCGGCATCAACCACGAAGGCATCAATGCCGAAGTGGCCAAGGGCCAGTGGGAATTCCAGATTTTCGGCAAGGGCTCCAAGAAAGCCGCCGACCAGATCTGGATGGCTCGCTACCTGCTGCAGCGCCTGACCGAAAAGTACGGCATCGACATCGAGTATCACTGCAAGCCGCTCGGCGACACCGACTGGAACGGTTCGGGCATGCATTGCAACTTCTCGACCAAGTTCATGCGCGAAGTCGGCGGCAAGGCCTATTTCGAAGCGCTGATGGCGCAGTTCGAAACGAACCTGATGGACCACATCGAAGTCTACGGTCCCGACAACGACAAGCGCCTGACCGGCAAGCACGAAACGGCACCGTGGAACAAGTTCTCCTACGGCGTTGCCGACCGTGGCGCTTCGATCCGCGTCCCGCACTCCTTCGTCAAGAACGATTACAAGGGCTATCTGGAAGACCGCCGTCCGAACTCTCAGGGCTGCCCCTACCAGATCGCTTCGCAGGTTCTGAAGACGATTTCGGAAGTTCCGACTGCAAGCTCGGCTTCCGCCGCCGCTTAA
- a CDS encoding glycosyltransferase family 1 protein — protein sequence MLQRPANTHHGESWANATAAGNLPERLVIVTDAWHPQVNGVVRSIENTNRELATMGVAVSMVTPERFNSIPCPTYPEIRLSIANYRRIAREIEKHNPSYVHIATEGPLGLTARRWCLRKGMPFSTSYHTRFPEYVSARLPIPQSWLYAFVRWFHNGGAGCMVATPSLARELAARGIKNLMPWTRGIDATQFHPMPLEEKPFGLPRPIFMTVGRVALEKNLPAFLDLDLPGSKVVVGEGPARAELEQRYPEVHFTGVKFGENLANAYAQADVFVFPSLTDTFGNTILEALASGVPVAAYPVTGPLDIIGEDSDVGALDQDLQAACLAALSASRGKARELAMQYSWEAATLQFINNIRAANGVITPKWKKAWQFAKSLPRSRKPGETAGPLPSAD from the coding sequence ATGCTGCAACGTCCAGCAAACACTCATCATGGCGAGAGCTGGGCCAATGCTACAGCCGCCGGCAACCTGCCTGAACGTCTGGTGATCGTCACCGATGCCTGGCATCCGCAGGTCAACGGCGTCGTGCGCTCGATCGAGAACACCAACCGCGAATTGGCGACGATGGGCGTTGCGGTTTCGATGGTCACGCCGGAGCGCTTCAACAGCATCCCCTGCCCGACCTATCCCGAAATCCGCCTGTCGATCGCCAATTACCGCCGCATCGCCCGCGAGATCGAAAAACACAATCCTTCCTATGTGCATATCGCCACCGAAGGCCCGCTGGGGCTGACCGCTCGCCGCTGGTGCCTGCGTAAGGGCATGCCCTTCTCCACCAGCTATCACACGCGCTTTCCCGAATATGTTTCCGCCCGCTTGCCGATACCGCAGAGCTGGCTTTATGCCTTCGTACGCTGGTTCCATAATGGCGGCGCTGGGTGCATGGTCGCGACGCCGAGCCTTGCTCGCGAGCTTGCTGCACGCGGCATCAAGAACCTCATGCCCTGGACCCGGGGCATTGACGCCACGCAATTCCATCCGATGCCTCTTGAAGAGAAGCCATTCGGCCTTCCTCGCCCGATCTTCATGACGGTCGGCCGCGTGGCCCTGGAAAAGAACCTGCCGGCCTTTCTTGATCTCGACCTGCCGGGTTCGAAGGTTGTGGTGGGCGAAGGCCCGGCACGCGCCGAGCTGGAGCAGCGGTATCCCGAGGTGCACTTTACCGGCGTGAAATTCGGCGAGAATCTGGCGAACGCCTATGCCCAGGCCGATGTCTTTGTCTTTCCCTCGCTCACCGACACTTTCGGCAACACCATCCTCGAAGCGCTGGCATCGGGCGTGCCGGTCGCAGCCTATCCGGTCACCGGCCCGCTCGATATCATCGGCGAAGACAGCGACGTCGGCGCGCTGGACCAGGACCTTCAGGCCGCTTGCCTTGCCGCGCTTTCCGCCTCGCGCGGCAAGGCGCGCGAGCTTGCCATGCAATATTCCTGGGAAGCGGCGACGCTGCAGTTCATCAACAACATCCGCGCTGCCAACGGCGTCATCACGCCGAAATGGAAGAAGGCTTGGCAATTTGCCAAGTCACTTCCAAGAAGCAGAAAGCCCGGCGAAACCGCCGGGCCTCTCCCCTCCGCGGACTAA
- a CDS encoding alpha/beta hydrolase has translation MSTIKTAVSAAALLAASAAGALADPVLEPTTQKFIDGLAGGKPIYTLSPTDARNVLAGAQKGDVKKPAAQEEDKVIKTGPTGSIKLRIVRPEQANGTLPVILYFHGGGWVLGDADTHDRLVREIANGANAAVVFVDYERSPEARYPVAIEQAYAATKYVAEHSKELNVDAGRLAVAGDSVGGNMAAVVTLLAKERGGPAIDQQVLFYPVTDANFDNGSYNQFANGPWLTKEAMKWFWNAYLPDEAKRKEPTASPLQASLEQLNGLPPALVIVDENDVLRDEGEAYARKLSQAGVRVTSMRYNGTIHDFVLLNAIAETPAARSAIAVANDTLRNALHK, from the coding sequence ATGTCGACCATCAAGACCGCAGTTTCCGCAGCAGCACTCCTGGCAGCCTCCGCCGCCGGCGCGCTTGCTGATCCGGTACTCGAGCCGACAACGCAGAAGTTCATCGATGGCCTTGCCGGCGGCAAGCCGATCTATACGCTATCGCCGACCGATGCCCGCAATGTTCTGGCCGGCGCGCAGAAGGGCGATGTGAAGAAGCCTGCGGCGCAGGAAGAGGATAAGGTCATCAAAACAGGCCCGACCGGCAGCATCAAGCTGCGTATCGTCCGCCCGGAACAGGCCAATGGCACGCTGCCGGTCATCCTCTATTTCCATGGCGGCGGCTGGGTGCTCGGCGATGCGGATACGCATGACCGGCTGGTGCGCGAGATCGCCAACGGCGCCAATGCCGCCGTCGTCTTCGTCGATTACGAACGCTCGCCGGAGGCCCGTTATCCCGTTGCCATCGAGCAGGCCTATGCCGCAACCAAATATGTCGCCGAGCATTCCAAGGAGCTCAACGTCGATGCCGGCAGGCTCGCGGTCGCAGGCGACAGCGTCGGTGGCAACATGGCGGCGGTGGTGACGCTGCTTGCCAAGGAGCGCGGCGGTCCCGCCATCGACCAGCAAGTGCTGTTCTACCCGGTCACGGACGCCAATTTCGACAACGGTTCCTATAACCAGTTCGCCAATGGCCCGTGGCTGACCAAGGAAGCGATGAAGTGGTTCTGGAACGCCTACCTGCCCGACGAAGCCAAGCGCAAGGAGCCGACGGCTTCGCCGCTGCAAGCCTCGTTGGAGCAGTTGAACGGCCTGCCGCCGGCGCTGGTCATCGTCGACGAGAACGACGTGCTGCGCGACGAGGGCGAGGCCTATGCCCGCAAACTCAGCCAGGCTGGCGTCCGAGTCACGTCAATGCGTTACAACGGCACGATCCACGATTTCGTGCTCTTGAACGCCATTGCCGAAACGCCTGCTGCACGCAGCGCGATTGCGGTTGCGAACGACACGCTTCGCAACGCTTTGCACAAGTAG
- a CDS encoding ABC transporter permease subunit, whose product MILNPAKRELLAQELLEAEGLAPEGRSLTKDALRRLGRNKAAVLSIVVLALLILAAFLGPWFIPFNYEDPDWAAFRIPPSIETGHYFGTDPNGRDLLARVLYGTRISLAVALTATVVSVVIGVLYGAISGYIGGRLDAIMMRFVDIMYAFPYILFVILLMVIFGRNVYLLFAAIGALEWLTMARIVRGQTLSIKHREFIEAARASGQRPLKIILKHIIPNLVGPVVIFAALTVPEIIATESFLSYLGFGVQEPLTSLGTLIAEGSDAMESMPWLLIFPASFLVALLLSLLFIGDGLRDAFDPKDR is encoded by the coding sequence ATGATCCTCAACCCCGCAAAACGCGAGCTGCTCGCCCAGGAGCTTCTGGAAGCGGAGGGCCTGGCACCCGAAGGCCGTTCGCTCACTAAGGATGCACTGCGCCGTCTCGGGCGCAACAAGGCGGCCGTCCTATCGATCGTGGTCCTGGCGCTGTTGATCCTCGCCGCCTTCCTCGGCCCCTGGTTCATTCCTTTCAACTACGAGGATCCTGATTGGGCCGCCTTCCGCATCCCGCCCTCGATTGAGACCGGCCATTATTTCGGCACCGACCCGAACGGCCGCGACCTTCTCGCTCGCGTGCTTTACGGCACCCGCATCTCCCTTGCTGTGGCGCTGACGGCGACCGTCGTCTCGGTCGTCATCGGCGTACTTTACGGTGCGATTTCGGGCTATATTGGCGGCAGGCTGGACGCGATCATGATGCGCTTCGTCGACATCATGTACGCGTTCCCCTACATCCTCTTCGTCATCCTGCTGATGGTAATTTTCGGCCGCAACGTCTATCTGCTTTTCGCCGCGATCGGCGCGCTGGAATGGCTGACCATGGCCCGCATCGTGCGTGGCCAGACGCTGTCGATCAAGCACCGGGAATTCATCGAGGCGGCCCGTGCCTCCGGGCAGAGACCGCTCAAGATCATCCTCAAGCACATCATTCCGAACCTCGTCGGACCCGTAGTGATCTTCGCAGCACTGACCGTGCCCGAGATCATCGCCACCGAAAGCTTTCTTTCCTATCTCGGCTTCGGCGTCCAGGAACCGCTGACCTCGCTCGGCACGCTGATCGCCGAGGGGAGCGATGCCATGGAAAGCATGCCGTGGCTGCTGATCTTCCCGGCAAGCTTCCTCGTGGCGCTACTGCTCAGTCTGCTCTTCATCGGCGACGGCCTGCGCGATGCGTTCGACCCGAAGGATCGCTAG
- a CDS encoding ABC transporter permease subunit, translating to MIKYALRRLLSTIPVLWIAVTACFFVLRLAPGGPFDGERPLPPVILKNLAIHYNLDKPLIQQYLIYVGDLLRGDLGPSFASEDFTVAQQIMIGLPYTFTIGTAAFVLAIIIGVAVGCLGALYQNKTPDYILGALILVGVVLPNFLIAPILQLIFGIHLAWFPVGGWGDGSIKYLVLPIVVLALPHAGRISRITRGSMIEVMNQNFIRTAKAKGIGPRLTVMRHALKPALMPVVSYLGPAASYLLTGSLVVESIFGLPGIGRYFVNAALNRDYGMVLGTVIFYMVLIVFLNLLVDIAYAWLDPKVRNR from the coding sequence ATGATCAAATACGCCCTCCGTCGATTGCTTTCGACGATCCCCGTTCTGTGGATCGCCGTCACAGCCTGCTTTTTCGTTTTGCGCCTTGCCCCCGGCGGCCCGTTCGATGGCGAAAGGCCATTGCCGCCGGTGATCCTGAAGAACCTCGCGATCCACTACAATCTCGACAAGCCGTTGATTCAGCAGTACCTGATCTATGTCGGTGACCTGCTCCGGGGCGATCTCGGCCCCTCCTTCGCCAGCGAGGATTTTACCGTCGCACAGCAGATCATGATCGGTCTGCCCTACACCTTCACCATCGGCACGGCCGCCTTCGTGCTCGCCATCATCATCGGCGTCGCCGTTGGCTGTCTTGGGGCGCTCTACCAGAACAAGACGCCGGATTACATTCTCGGTGCTCTCATCCTGGTCGGCGTCGTGCTGCCGAACTTCCTGATCGCGCCGATCCTGCAGCTTATCTTCGGCATCCATCTCGCCTGGTTTCCGGTCGGCGGCTGGGGTGACGGCTCGATCAAATACCTGGTCCTGCCGATCGTCGTTCTGGCTCTGCCGCATGCAGGCCGCATCTCGCGCATCACCCGTGGCTCGATGATCGAGGTGATGAACCAGAACTTCATCCGAACAGCCAAGGCCAAGGGCATCGGCCCGCGGCTGACGGTAATGCGTCATGCGCTGAAACCGGCGTTGATGCCTGTCGTCTCCTATCTCGGGCCGGCGGCAAGCTATCTTCTCACTGGTTCGCTCGTTGTCGAAAGCATCTTCGGATTGCCCGGCATCGGCCGCTACTTCGTCAACGCAGCGCTGAACCGCGATTACGGCATGGTTCTCGGCACGGTCATTTTCTACATGGTGCTGATCGTATTCCTGAACCTTCTGGTCGATATCGCCTATGCCTGGCTCGACCCGAAAGTGAGAAACCGATGA
- the gstI gene encoding glutamine synthetase translation inhibitor GstI: protein MPTGFHRESATIYQFPVKPTRTANRFERARLMEREAADVCDAALDSCWYHDEAVRESDRPTKS from the coding sequence ATGCCCACCGGTTTCCACCGTGAATCTGCAACGATCTACCAGTTTCCCGTTAAGCCGACGCGGACCGCCAATCGGTTCGAACGCGCCCGGCTGATGGAACGCGAGGCAGCCGACGTCTGCGACGCAGCGCTTGACAGCTGCTGGTATCATGACGAGGCGGTTCGCGAGTCCGATCGGCCGACGAAGTCCTGA
- a CDS encoding MarR family transcriptional regulator, which yields MQDQLKLDDFICFAVYTASHALNRVYKPLLDALGLTYPQYLAMVALWGQDGQTVGGLGEKLFLESSTLTPLLKRLESAGYIRRERSREDERVVVIRLSEEGKRLKEKATGIPGCIAEASGRDAADLTRLQAEIVALREALNKSVA from the coding sequence ATGCAGGATCAGCTGAAGCTCGACGATTTCATCTGCTTCGCCGTCTATACGGCAAGCCATGCGCTGAACCGCGTTTACAAGCCGCTTCTCGACGCACTCGGCCTCACCTATCCGCAATATCTGGCCATGGTCGCGCTGTGGGGACAGGACGGCCAGACCGTCGGCGGCCTCGGCGAAAAGCTCTTCCTGGAATCGAGCACGCTGACCCCTCTGCTCAAACGCCTGGAAAGCGCCGGCTATATCAGGCGCGAACGCAGCCGCGAGGACGAGCGCGTCGTCGTCATCCGCCTCAGCGAAGAAGGCAAGCGGCTGAAGGAAAAAGCGACTGGCATACCGGGCTGCATCGCCGAGGCCAGCGGTCGCGATGCAGCGGATCTTACTCGGCTACAGGCTGAGATCGTGGCGCTACGCGAGGCGCTGAATAAGAGCGTGGCTTAG
- a CDS encoding ABC transporter ATP-binding protein: MPHETQKEILLELKDYSITFKTPDGEVKAVSNINLTVRRGERIAIVGESGSGKSQTFLGIMGLLAKNGRTTGQALLEGKDVLSLKPRALDQIRGKDMAMVFQDPMTALNPSLKISRQLTEQLEVHRGLTARAASEAALDMLKRVGIPDPTRRFHLYPHELSGGMRQRIVIAMALLTKPKLLIADEPTTALDVTIQAQILDLFNDLTAEMNTALIMITHDLGVVAGLADRVAVMYAGRIVEEAPVDELFDNPAHPYTAALHASIPRPDQDVDDLVVIPGRPPNLQHLPKGCNFSPRCSQVQDDCIDRPPSLETLAPRHCAACYHPFPRREELLSHG, translated from the coding sequence ATGCCCCATGAAACGCAGAAAGAAATACTCCTTGAACTCAAGGACTATTCGATCACCTTCAAAACACCTGACGGCGAGGTAAAGGCGGTCTCGAACATCAATCTCACCGTCCGGCGCGGCGAACGCATCGCCATCGTCGGCGAATCCGGCTCCGGCAAGAGCCAGACCTTCCTCGGCATCATGGGCCTGCTCGCCAAGAACGGCAGGACGACGGGCCAGGCCTTGCTCGAAGGCAAGGACGTACTGTCGCTGAAGCCGCGCGCGCTCGACCAGATCCGCGGCAAGGACATGGCGATGGTTTTCCAGGACCCTATGACCGCCTTGAACCCGTCGCTGAAGATCTCCCGGCAGCTGACGGAACAGCTCGAGGTCCACCGCGGCCTGACGGCGCGAGCTGCATCCGAGGCGGCCCTCGACATGCTGAAACGCGTCGGCATCCCCGACCCGACGCGGCGCTTCCATCTCTATCCCCATGAGCTTTCCGGCGGCATGCGCCAGCGTATCGTCATTGCCATGGCGCTGCTTACCAAACCGAAGCTGCTGATCGCCGACGAACCGACGACGGCGCTCGACGTCACCATCCAGGCACAGATCCTCGATCTGTTCAACGATCTGACGGCGGAGATGAACACGGCACTCATCATGATCACCCACGATCTCGGCGTCGTCGCCGGCCTCGCCGACCGCGTCGCCGTTATGTATGCCGGCCGCATCGTCGAGGAAGCGCCCGTCGACGAACTCTTCGACAACCCGGCCCATCCCTATACGGCGGCGCTTCATGCCTCGATCCCGCGGCCGGACCAGGATGTCGACGATCTCGTCGTCATCCCCGGGCGCCCGCCGAACCTGCAGCACCTGCCGAAGGGCTGCAATTTCTCGCCGCGCTGTTCCCAGGTCCAGGACGATTGCATCGACCGTCCGCCGTCACTCGAAACACTGGCGCCGCGCCACTGCGCCGCCTGCTACCATCCCTTCCCGCGTCGTGAGGAGTTGCTGAGCCATGGCTGA
- the der gene encoding ribosome biogenesis GTPase Der, with amino-acid sequence MSFTVAIVGRPNVGKSTLFNRLVGKKLALVDDTPGVTRDRRPGDARLMGLTFTIIDTAGLEEADAESLQGRMRAQTEAAIDEADLSLFIVDAKSGLTPVDTDLAEMLRRRGKPVVLVANKSEARGSDSGFYDAYTLGLGEPTPISAEHGEGMLDLRDAIVEAIGKDRAYPAKEEVAVTNVDIPQSEGEGSDEDEEPAYDDTKPLRVAIVGRPNAGKSTLINRFLGEDRLLTGPEAGITRDSISVEWDWRGRTIKMFDTAGMRRKARVIEKLEKLSVADALRAIRFAETVVIVFDATIPFEKQDLQIVDLVLREGRAAVLAFNKWDMIEDRQAVLADLREKTDRLLPQARGIRAVPISGQTGWGLDKLMQSIIDTDMIWNKRISTAKLNRWLETQQIQHPPPAVSGRRIKLKYMTQVKARPPAFMISCTRSDALPESYTRYLINGLRADFDMPSVPIRIHFRSAENPFEGKKRRT; translated from the coding sequence ATGAGTTTCACGGTCGCGATCGTCGGTCGTCCGAATGTCGGCAAGTCGACCCTTTTTAACCGCCTGGTGGGTAAGAAGCTGGCGCTCGTCGATGACACGCCGGGTGTGACCCGCGACCGCCGTCCGGGTGATGCGCGGCTGATGGGCCTGACCTTCACCATTATCGACACGGCCGGTCTGGAAGAGGCCGACGCGGAAAGCCTGCAGGGTCGGATGCGCGCCCAGACGGAAGCGGCGATCGACGAGGCGGATCTTTCGCTTTTCATCGTCGACGCTAAGAGCGGATTGACGCCCGTCGATACCGATCTTGCCGAAATGCTGCGCCGGCGCGGCAAGCCGGTGGTTCTCGTCGCCAACAAATCCGAGGCGCGCGGCTCCGACAGCGGCTTCTACGACGCCTACACGCTCGGGCTTGGCGAGCCGACGCCGATTTCGGCCGAACACGGCGAGGGCATGCTCGATCTGCGTGATGCGATCGTCGAGGCTATCGGCAAGGACCGGGCTTATCCGGCGAAGGAGGAGGTCGCCGTCACCAACGTCGACATTCCTCAGTCTGAAGGCGAGGGCAGCGATGAGGACGAAGAGCCTGCCTATGACGACACCAAGCCTTTGCGCGTGGCGATCGTCGGGCGGCCGAATGCCGGCAAGTCGACGCTGATCAACCGTTTCCTCGGTGAGGACCGGCTTTTGACCGGGCCGGAGGCGGGCATCACTCGCGATTCCATCTCGGTCGAATGGGATTGGCGCGGCCGCACCATCAAGATGTTCGATACGGCAGGCATGCGACGCAAGGCCAGGGTGATCGAGAAGCTGGAAAAGCTCTCTGTCGCCGACGCGTTGCGCGCCATCCGTTTCGCTGAGACAGTGGTGATCGTCTTCGATGCGACGATCCCCTTCGAGAAGCAGGACCTGCAGATCGTCGACCTGGTGCTGCGCGAGGGCCGCGCGGCCGTTCTCGCTTTCAACAAGTGGGATATGATCGAGGACCGGCAGGCGGTGCTTGCGGACCTTCGCGAAAAGACCGATCGGCTGCTGCCGCAGGCACGGGGCATCCGCGCGGTGCCGATCTCCGGCCAGACCGGCTGGGGCCTCGACAAGCTGATGCAGTCGATCATCGACACCGACATGATCTGGAACAAGCGCATTTCGACGGCGAAGCTCAATCGCTGGCTAGAAACGCAACAGATCCAGCATCCGCCACCGGCCGTTTCCGGCCGCCGCATCAAGCTGAAGTACATGACGCAGGTCAAGGCTCGCCCGCCGGCCTTCATGATTTCCTGCACGCGCTCCGACGCGCTGCCGGAATCCTATACGCGTTATCTGATTAACGGGCTGCGTGCCGATTTCGACATGCCGAGCGTGCCGATCCGTATTCATTTCCGTTCGGCTGAGAATCCGTTTGAAGGCAAGAAGAGGCGGACGTAG